The following coding sequences lie in one Pseudomonas sp. B33.4 genomic window:
- a CDS encoding PAS domain S-box protein yields MSENNKTAAIEEMRFRLLIDAVVDYAIYMIDPDGIITSWNSGAKRFKGYEEAEILGEHFSRFYTADDRAAGLPQRALDTAIREGRFEGEGWRVRKDGTNFWSHVVIDPIIDPNGKLLGFAKITRDLTDRKMAEETLKQSEQQFRLLVQGVTDYAIYMLSPEGRVSNWNQGAQRIKGYLPEEIIGQHFSIFYTPEDRELGEPQRALEIATREGRFENKSWRMRKDGTRFLAHVVVDAIRGDTGTLLGFAKITRDITEAHQAQQALEKTREALFQAQKMQAIGQLSGGIAHDFNNLLTVILGNLEIVHKRVGDDAKISRLLENATQGALRGVSLTQRMLAFARRQELKTESVDIAQLVQGITGLLRSSLGPGIRIDTRFPDDLEPVLADSNQLELALLNLATNARDAMPDGGSVSISAEPQVVLELSHSDLPAGRYVCLSVIDSGEGMDEHTLASARDPFFTTKGLGKGTGLGLSMVHGFIEQLGGRFILKSEKARGTTAELWIPVAVEGMTSKPLLSHAEPVVVPRLSVLVVDDDSLVLTSTSLLLEDLGHRVVSATSGAQALSLFDQGEVIDLMITDMAMPQMSGAQLAHAVRLLKPDLPIILATGYAERLEGFAAQLPRLPKPFTQMNLVAIIAQSMK; encoded by the coding sequence ATGAGCGAAAACAACAAGACCGCGGCGATCGAAGAGATGCGTTTTCGTCTGCTGATCGATGCGGTGGTCGACTATGCGATCTACATGATCGATCCCGACGGCATCATCACCAGCTGGAACTCCGGCGCCAAACGCTTCAAGGGTTACGAAGAAGCGGAAATCCTCGGCGAACATTTCTCCCGCTTCTATACCGCCGATGATCGCGCCGCCGGCCTGCCGCAACGCGCGCTCGATACGGCGATCCGTGAAGGGCGTTTCGAAGGCGAGGGCTGGCGGGTGCGCAAGGACGGCACCAATTTCTGGTCGCACGTGGTGATCGATCCGATCATTGATCCAAACGGTAAATTGCTCGGCTTTGCCAAGATCACCCGCGACCTGACCGACCGCAAAATGGCCGAGGAAACCCTCAAGCAAAGCGAACAGCAGTTCCGCTTGCTGGTGCAGGGCGTTACCGATTACGCGATCTACATGCTCAGCCCCGAAGGCCGGGTCAGCAACTGGAACCAGGGCGCCCAGCGGATCAAGGGCTATCTGCCGGAAGAAATCATCGGTCAGCACTTTTCGATCTTCTATACCCCCGAAGACCGCGAACTCGGCGAGCCGCAACGGGCGCTGGAAATCGCCACCCGCGAGGGCCGCTTTGAAAACAAGAGCTGGCGCATGCGCAAGGACGGCACGCGGTTTCTGGCTCATGTGGTGGTCGATGCGATTCGTGGCGATACCGGAACGTTGCTCGGTTTCGCCAAGATCACCCGCGACATCACCGAAGCCCATCAGGCTCAGCAGGCGCTGGAGAAAACCCGGGAAGCGCTGTTCCAGGCGCAGAAAATGCAGGCGATCGGGCAACTCAGCGGCGGCATCGCCCATGACTTCAATAATCTGCTGACGGTGATTCTCGGCAACCTCGAGATCGTGCACAAACGTGTCGGCGACGATGCGAAAATCAGCCGCCTGCTGGAAAACGCCACCCAAGGCGCGTTGCGCGGCGTGTCGCTGACCCAGCGCATGCTGGCATTCGCTCGCCGTCAGGAATTGAAGACCGAATCGGTGGATATCGCGCAATTGGTTCAGGGCATCACCGGCTTGCTACGCAGCTCCCTTGGGCCGGGCATCCGTATCGACACGCGGTTTCCCGACGATCTCGAGCCGGTGCTGGCGGACTCCAATCAGTTGGAACTGGCCTTGCTCAACCTGGCGACCAACGCCCGCGACGCCATGCCCGACGGCGGTTCGGTAAGCATCAGTGCTGAACCGCAGGTGGTGCTTGAACTCAGTCATTCGGATCTGCCGGCAGGTCGTTACGTTTGCCTCAGCGTGATCGACAGCGGCGAGGGCATGGATGAGCACACGCTGGCGTCGGCCAGAGATCCGTTTTTCACCACCAAAGGCTTGGGCAAGGGCACCGGACTGGGGTTGTCGATGGTCCATGGCTTCATTGAACAGCTCGGAGGCCGTTTCATTCTCAAGAGCGAAAAGGCTCGAGGCACCACGGCTGAACTGTGGATTCCGGTGGCCGTCGAGGGCATGACCAGCAAGCCGCTGCTGTCACACGCCGAACCGGTGGTGGTACCAAGACTCAGCGTACTGGTGGTGGATGACGACTCGCTGGTGTTGACCAGTACCAGTCTGTTACTCGAAGACCTCGGCCATCGGGTGGTCAGCGCGACGTCCGGGGCGCAGGCACTGTCGTTGTTCGATCAGGGTGAAGTCATCGACCTGATGATCACCGACATGGCCATGCCGCAGATGAGCGGGGCGCAACTGGCCCACGCGGTGCGTCTGCTCAAACCGGATCTGCCGATCATCCTCGCCACCGGTTACGCCGAGCGTCTGGAAGGTTTTGCCGCGCAACTGCCACGTTTGCCCAAGCCGTTCACACAAATGAATCTGGTGGCGATCATTGCGCAATCGATGAAGTGA